A region from the Sebastes umbrosus isolate fSebUmb1 chromosome 18, fSebUmb1.pri, whole genome shotgun sequence genome encodes:
- the si:ch211-203k16.3 gene encoding angiopoietin-related protein 7 has protein sequence MSLLSLTNPPGWSVCSALCILIVLLPEAKANDLNTTTQRNGGGSQCGEYTNQVMEDGMCRLVATLPQLDEQKCPDMFRCTDEVSYWLHENEERKQQIVALKETISELQEELRNHRHRIKVLELQNEERTHLNISLEQRFHELEHHYTEATTLLHLQGTLILDLQNHLHNLTLSMDKVKSSPGCMINIVRPNPLMSAQEALHPEIQHVRNCPIDCASIYYNGVRRSGLYTVVPSLAGMPVEVYCDMDTDGGGWTVIQRRADGSLSFDRTWRDYMDGFGDLHSEFWLGNNHIHDLSTQGDYSLRIDLEDWSNKHKHAIYQSFSVEDEEHQYRLHVSGFSGTVQDSFSWYHDKQGFSTPDSGNICAEISHGGWWYNQCFYANLNGVYYRGGHYTPKGRGPLGPDGIVWYSWKDSDYYSLRKVTMMIRPRSFRTRLSP, from the exons ATGTCTCTCCTGTCTTTAACCAACCCTCCCGGCTGGAGCGTGTGCTCTGCTCTCTGCATCCTCATCGTGTTGCTCCCAGAGGCCAAAGCAAACGACCTGAACACCACCACTCAGCGCAATGGCGGGGGATCCCAGTGCGGGGAGTACACTAACCAG GTCATGGAGGACGGGATGTGTCGGCTGGTGGCCACGCTGCCTCAACTGGACGAGCAGAAGTGCCCGGATATGTTTCGCTGCACGGACGAGGTCTCCTACTGGCTGCACGAGAACGAGGAGAGGAAGCAGCAGATCGTGGCCCTGAAGGAGACCATctctgagctgcaggaggagctgaggaACCACCGGCACCGCATCAAAGTCCTGGAGCTGCAG AATGAAGAAAGGACCCACCTGAATATCTCCCTGGAGCAGCGTTTTCATGAGTTGGAGCATCACTACACTGAAGCCACCACTCTGCTGCATCTACAGGGCACTCTGATCCTTGACCTCCAG AACCACCTCCATAATCTGACACTTTCGATGGATAAAGTCAAAAGCAGCCCCGGGTGCATGATCAACATCGTCCGTCCCAACCCGCTGATGAGTGCTCAAGAAGCTCTGCACCCAG AGATTCAGCATGTGAGAAACTGTCCCATAGACTGTGCTTCCATCTACTACAATGGAGTGAGGAGATCAGGCCTCTACACGGTGGTGCCATCACTGGCCGGCATGCCTGTGGAGGTCTATTGTGATATGGACACAGACG GTGGTGGCTGGACCGTGATCCAGCGTCGTGCTGACGGCTCACTGAGCTTCGACCGCACCTGGAGGGACTACATGGACGGCTTCGGTGACCTGCACTCAGAGTTCTGGCTGGGCAATAACCACATACATGACCTGAGCACCCAGGGAGACTACAGCCTGCGCATCGACCTGGAGGACTGGAGCAACAAGCACAAACATGCCATCTACCAGAGCTTCAG TGTGGAAGATGAAGAGCATCAGTACCGTCTCCATGTGTCAGGCTTCAGCGGGACGGTGCAGGATTCTTTCAGCTGGTACCACGACAAACAGGGCTTCAGCACCCCAGACAGTGGCAACATCTGCGCTGAGATCTCACACGGTGGCTGGTGGTACAACCAGTGCTTCTACGCCAACCTTAACGGAGTCTACTACCGG GGAGGTCACTACACCCCTAAAGGCCGGGGGCCGCTGGGTCCTGATGGGATCGTTTGGTACTCCTGGAAAGACTCGGACTATTACTCCCTACGCAAAGTCACCATGATGATCCGACCACGCTCTTTCCGAACCCGTCTGTCACCATGA